In Massilia sp. METH4, the genomic window GGCGCAGAACGTGGCCTTCGGCGGCGCTGCCGACCCGGCGCCGCTGCTGGCCGACGTGGGCCTCGACGGCTTGGGCGAGCGCCTTCCCCGCCAGCTGTCCGGCGGGCAGGCGCAGCGCGCCGCGATCGCGCGCGGCCTGTTCAACCGCCCGCGCGTGCTGCTGCTGGACGAGCCCTTCTCGGCCGTCGATGCCTTCACCCGCATCCGGCTGCAGGACCTGCTGCGACGCGTGGCGCGCGAGCACGCTCTGACGATCCTGATGGTGACGCACGACCTCGACGAGGCCCTGTTCCTCAGCGACCGGATCGTGCTGCTCGACGGCGGCGCCCTGCGCGCCACGTACACGCCGCCGCCGGGCCCGCGCCGCCGCGACGATCCGGGACAG contains:
- a CDS encoding ABC transporter ATP-binding protein, whose product is MSIVATPVLDIYVQRKAFGDRVVLRDLRLRLAEGEFVSLIGASGSGKSSLLTIVAGLDRDWQGRVTLDGKALDGVSADIGLIFQEPRLFPWLTVAQNVAFGGAADPAPLLADVGLDGLGERLPRQLSGGQAQRAAIARGLFNRPRVLLLDEPFSAVDAFTRIRLQDLLRRVAREHALTILMVTHDLDEALFLSDRIVLLDGGALRATYTPPPGPRRRDDPGQAALKGRILDELYAAHAL